Proteins from one Palaemon carinicauda isolate YSFRI2023 chromosome 26, ASM3689809v2, whole genome shotgun sequence genomic window:
- the LOC137620086 gene encoding uncharacterized protein, protein MNSRSVDEIRMNSGSVDETRMNSGSDEETRMNSGSDDETRMNSGTIDETRMNSGSVDETRMNSGSDEETRMNSGSVDETRMNSGSDEETRMNSGSVDETRMNSESDEETRMNSGSVDETRMNSGSDEETRMNSGSDEETRMNSGSVDETRMNSGSDEETRMNSGSVDETRMNSGSVDETRMNSGSDEETRMNSGSVDETRMNSGSVDETRMNSGSVDETRMNSGSVDETRMNSGSVDETRMNSGSVDETRMNSGSVDETRMNSE, encoded by the coding sequence ATGAATTCACGAAGTGTTGATGAAATACGAATGAATTCAGGAAGTGTTGATGAAACACGAATGAATTCCGGAAGTGATGAGGAAACACGAATGAATTCAGGAAGTGATGATGAAACACGAATGAATTCAGGAACTATTGATGAAACGCGAATGAATTCAGGAAGTGTTGATGAAACACGAATGAATTCCGGAAGTGATGAGGAAACGCGAATGAATTCAGGAAGTGTTGATGAAACACGAATGAATTCCGGAAGTGATGAGGAAACGCGAATGAATTCAGGAAGTGTTGATGAAACACGAATGAATTCCGAAAGTGATGAGGAAACGCGAATGAATTCCGGAAGTGTTGATGAAACCCGAATGAATTCAGGAAGTGATGAGGAAACGCGAATGAATTCCGGAAGTGATGAGGAAACGCGAATGAATTCCGGAAGTGTTGATGAAACCCGAATGAATTCCGGAAGTGATGAGGAAACGCGAATGAATTCCGGAAGTGTTGATGAAACGCGAATGAATTCCGGAAGTGTTGATGAAACGCGAATGAATTCCGGAAGTGATGAGGAAACGCGAATGAATTCCGGAAGTGTTGATGAAACGCGAATGAATTCCGGAAGTGTTGATGAAACGCGAATGAATTCCGGAAGTGTTGATGAAACGCGAATGAATTCCGGAAGTGTTGATGAAACGCGAATGAATTCCGGAAGTGTTGATGAAACACGAATGAATTCCGGAAGTGTTGATGAAACGCGAATGAATTCCGGAAGTGTTGATGAAACACGAATGAATTCAGAATGA